The genomic DNA TCCGATGGCGCTACGCCACGAAACGCTTCGGCGGCAAACTGCTTGAAGGCGACGTGCAGTTCATCGCTTGTGGGGCTGGCTGATTTGTCGTGGAATTGCAGTTTGTCGATCGCAGCGATCCCCGGCGGCTTCGGCTGGCCTGCCGTTGGGACGCGCTCAATCTCCATCCAATCGACCCACAGCGAGAACTTGCGGCCGATCCCATCGTTTTCGTCCCGTCCTTCCCGGGCAACTCGCGTCGCTTGGACCCAGTCGTCGCGGGTACCCTTTTCGCGGAGGAACAACCAACGATTGAAGCGGTCTTTGTTGGCGCGGGTCATCGTCAGCGGGAATTCCACGACTTGGGGCGATTCGATCGTCCCCGTGATCTCATGGGCGCTGAACGCTTGTTGGGACCGTGGATTGATTCCAAATTCGATGAACCGCCGCTCGGGCGTGGCGTCGGGAGTTACTGCGGCGGCAAAGCGGACGATGTAGTTGCCGACGGGCCAGCTGAACGGAACCAGCAGGTTGATCGTCGCATTATCCAGCACCGACGGATGTTCGTTGGAAGCCGCCAGATAGGCACCGGATTCAACCGCTGGCTGTTCTAAATAGTACTGGTGATAGGGGAGATGAAATGGGTTGAGAGCGGAGATCGCTTTGTCGGCATTGTTCTCTTCGGTTTGGAAGCCAAAGGTCTCCGGCGCGAGCACGCCGGGCAACTTCTTCCAACTGCGATAGAAGATGTGTCGATGGTTACCCAGTGGTCCCGCTCGAATCTCGGCGATGATCTCTGCATTCTCGGGCAGCTCCACCGCGGCATCGACTTGCTTTGCCCAACGCGTCGCCCGCTCCAACGCGTCTCTTTGATCTTCGATCCGCTGGCGAACCTTTTCGGTGATCTCTTCGGTCTCAAAACGCAGCTTCTTTTCCACATCGGCCGCGGCGTCCCATTCAAACGCCTCTTCGAGCGCTTCGCGTCCCAGAGCCAGGTACTGTTCAAACTGAGTGCTCGACAGGTAGAGATCTGAACCAAAGGTGTCGAAGCGTCCGCTGGCCGTGTCGGCGGGGAGATCGTTGACCGTGATCTCGACGCCCAACAGCTCCCGCAGCGTATTGCGGTACTCGCGTCGATTCAGACGCCGCATCGTGATCCGTCCCTTTTGGTCGGCGAGGACGCGACGCGCGGTGACCATCACGTCGGCCAAGTGGGCCAGGAAGTCGGCTTTCGCTCCTTTGTCGATCGCCGGTTCGCTCGGCGGCGGCATCTCGCCGGCGTTTAACGCGCCGAGAACCTTCTGCCAACGCGCCGCCGTCGGGTTGTCTTCGATCGACAGCGGCAGGTCGTCGACGCGGAAGGCAGCTTCCGCGTTCTCGGCTCCGTGACATGCCACGCAATGTTTTTGCAGGAGCGCGAAGTGGTCCTTCGCAATGGCGGCAACCGGGACCTCAGCGGCGGCGACCCACGCCCCGGGCAAGCTGATTGCGATCGAAAACAGAAATGAAAGGGCGAACTTTGGCATATCGTTTGGCAGGATAGATTGATGGTTGGTTAAGCGGCTAGCGCGGGTAATGCGTCAGCGAAAGCTGGATGTCGTCGATGAAGTGCCCGGCAAACGTGAGCCGCTGCCCCGAGTCGAGGTCGTCTGGACCGGCGTGGCAGATCGCGATGTGCAGCAACAAAAAATCGGCATCGGCGGGAAGCTTGATTTCACAGTTTCCCTGCTGCCACGTTGCCGGATCGACGTCCAGCCGCCAACTCCGGTAGGCAATCGCCAAGGCGTTTCGGTTCTTCAGATCCCCGGCTAGCAGTTTCGGATTCGCAGCGGTTTGCGCGTCGATCGCGGTCATCGAGATCACGTATCGGATCCCTTCGTCCCGCGGTTGAGGCGTGGAGTTAAATTGTGCCGTCGCCGTGGCGATCGTCACTCCACTGGCCAACTGGGACTGGAACGATCGGAGGTCGATCAAACGATAGAGGTCTCCCCAGTGGCTGCCCGCCGGATCGGACTTCGCTTCGTAATCCGCTCGCAACATTTGCAGCATCCGATCGCCGCTGGCGGCTTGCACGTTGGATTGGTCGGCGACGACTTGGCTGAAGTCGCCACTGAATCGCCCCGGCATCGTCGGCGGACCGTTCACGCCGGGAGTGGTTCCCGATTCGAAGTCTTCGCTGAAGAGCTGTGTTTCTGCTGGCATTTGCAAAAGTCGCGTTACCGGCCAAGCGACTCCCGTGATCAGAACTCCCAGCAGCATTCCGGTCACCAAGACGTAGGTCGATTTGCCGGGCGGAGTTATCGCCGACGCGATGCTCCATGATTCGGAGCGACGATGGACCGGATGGGAAGCTGCCGCCGCGGTGGGGGATGGATCGTCGACAGGCCAAGCTGCCAGGGCGGCTTGAGACGCCAAGCCGCTGACTTCGGCCAGTTCCCAGAATCGTTGCCTGGCCGGTTCGGAGTGCAGCATCAGCGTTTCGAACTCGGCTTGCTCCGCTTCCGAAAGAGCATCGTCCAGGAACGACCCGATCAAACGATCGATGTAGTCATCTTTCATTGCGAGCCTCCACTGGCAAGTTGCCGGTCCATGCATTCGCGCAGTGCCATTCGCGTTTTGGAGAGCGCGACGTTGATCGAATTTACGGTTCGCGACAGGATCTCTGCGATCTGTGTGGGAGAGTGCTCGCGTTGGTAACGCAAGGAAATGATCTCGCGCGATTTGGGGGCCAGGTCGCCGAGGCATTTGGTCAGCGCTTGCAGGCGCTCTTCGCTAGCCCAGTCGTCCGGGCACGAAGCGATCAAGGAATCGATGACATCGACGCTGCGGACGTTTGCCGCCCGCCGGGCTTCCATGAGTTTGAAACGCAGGATCGAACGACTCCAGGCGAGAAAACTGGTCTCCAGGTCGAATTCCTCCGCTTTGGCGGTGATCGTCAGGAAGGTCTCTTGGATCAAATCGTCGGCCTGGATGAAGTTGGGGCTCAGCGCGATCGCCATCGCTTTCAGCTGGGATTGATGCTGAACGAACAACTGTTGCACTTGGAGGGTATGGTCGGGGGGATGTTTCATGGTCGCTTTCTATAACTATGACGCGACGCGCCAAAGACTTAGCCAACATTTTGCAGAAAAAATGCCGCCAAGGGGGCGTGCCGTCGCTCAGCTTGCCGTTTTGTGCGGAATCTGAGCCCGCAGCAGGCCTGGGAGAATCGTAACCAATGACGGTTGGGCAGCGTGTCGCGAGAGGCGTCGATCGCGCAGATAGCCGCCGCGGGCGGCCATTCAGGAAAAGGCTGAAGGCGTATGGCAGCAAGACCCATAGGGGGGCGAGCCTGCGCCCCATGGGATGTCTTCTTAATGTGAAGCGTCCCGTTGCGGAGAGCAGCGGGATTACTTTGTCTCGGGACCGCAGGCCCCGCGCGATCAGGCGTGCTTGCCCACTTCGGCCGCTTTCTGCGCCATCAGCTTCTTTTGGTAGCGGCCTTGAATGATGTCGACGACAACCAAAACGACAAGGACGAAGTAGAAGGTGGTCTTCTGCATCGCTTCGACGTGATAGCCGAAGAAGGCGAGATGGGCGTTGTGCCCTCCTTCGCTGACCAGCATGATGCCGACGATGAATAGGATGAACAGGCCCAACACCTCGTACATTCGATTCTTTTTCAAGAACTCCGAAACGTGGTCGGCCATCACCATCATCAACACACCGCTGATCACGATCGCAACGGCCATCACGGCGATGCTGTCGGTCAGTGCCATCGCGCTTAAGATCGAATCGAAGGAGAAGACGAGGTTCATCAGAACGATCCAAAAAATGGCCGATCCGACCGACCGCTGCGCCGACTCTTCCCCATGCCCGACCTCATGGATCGACAACATGTGATAGATCTCTTTCATCGCGGTGTAGAGAATGAAACCACCGCCGGCGATCTCGACGACGCTAGCCAGGTTGAACGCGCCAAACATCCAAGCCCCTTCGGTATCGCTGCCGATCGTCAGGAAGGGATCTTCGAACGACTTGATCGCTTTGACGACGATGTACAGCAGCACAATCCGCAACACGATCGCTAGCCCGATTCCCATCCGCCGCACCTTCTGTTGGCTCTCTTCGGCAACCCGCTTGGATTCGAGCGAGATGTACAGCAAATTGTCGAAGCCCAACACCGCTTGCAGGGCAATCAGCATCAGCAATGTCAGCAGGTTGGCCAGAGTAAATAGTTCGGTGATTGCACCCATCGATATCTCGCTCGCGGAATTGTGTTCAACAACTTGACGCCTAACAAACTCGCCGAGTAGGGTAGAGGCTCTGAACCGGAAAAACCAGTCCCCAGCGGCATCCATCGACTTCCAGTGGCCGCACGCGAACAAGCGTAACGATGCCAGGAATCTCATGGATGAACCGTTAACTCACCGGCAATCCCAGTTGCAGACCTGCATCGCCGGACTGTTAGGAATGGGGCTGATGTGGCTCGCTCACCCGCCGGTCGGTTTCAGCTTTTTGGCCTGGATCGCACCGCTGCCTCTGCTGTCGCTGGTCCATCGCAATCAACCGCTGTTCCGCCGCGATTACGTTTGTCTGTGGCTGATCGGTGCACTTTTTTGGTTTATCGCGTTGTCGGGCATTCGGCACGCCCATCCGATGCTGATCCCCGCCTGGATCGTGTTGGCGGCGTATCTGGGCATCTACACGCCGCTGTTTGTTGGACTCACCCGCGTCGCTTGGCACGGCTGGCGGATGCCATTGGTCGTCGCCGCCCCGGCGGTCTGGATCGGTTTGGAATTGGCTCGCGGTTACGCCTTGTCCGGTTTCAACGGCGTGATGCTTGGGCACACGCAAGCCAACCTTCCCTGGATGCTGCAGATCGCCGATCTCGGTGGAACCTACGCGGTCAGCGCGGTGGTTATGTTTGTCTCCGCTGCCCTGGCGGTTTGTCTGCATTGCCGACGGTTGGCGGGGACGGAGCTGTCGGTCGCCACGTCGCGCCGACGGCAACTGCACGCGATCCTCAACGGCACCGCGGTGCTGGCAGCGACGCTCGGTTACGGGCTGTTTCGGCTGAGAGAGGCGGAGACGGTCGTCTCGCCCGAACCGATGTTGAAGGTCGCGCTGGTGCAGCGCGACGTCGAAGCGGTCTACGAGTACAGCGAGCAGCGCGAACTGGAGACGGCACGGAAGTATTTCAGTGGTTCCCGCGATGCGGTGTCGGCCGATCCGGGAGTCCAATTGGTCGTCTGGCCCGAGTCGAGCTATACCGCTGCGATGCCGTGGCGGGTGTTGGAAGATGACTTTACGGTCCCCGCCGACGCCGGCATGACGCGGGCTGAAATCGTCGCGGGGGTTCGCGACAGCCAAAACATGTTCCAGCGTCGAGCCGCCGATATCCAGCTGGGGCTGACGGCCGCCAGCGGGCGATCGCTGCCGCCTAGTCTGATGGTCGGCTGCAGCGTGCTGCGGTATGTCGATGGGCCGGTCCAAGTCTTCAGCGGCGTGGTCACGATCGATCCGACGGGCAAAGTCCCCGCCTGGTACGGCAAACGTCACTT from Rosistilla carotiformis includes the following:
- a CDS encoding anti-sigma factor yields the protein MKDDYIDRLIGSFLDDALSEAEQAEFETLMLHSEPARQRFWELAEVSGLASQAALAAWPVDDPSPTAAAASHPVHRRSESWSIASAITPPGKSTYVLVTGMLLGVLITGVAWPVTRLLQMPAETQLFSEDFESGTTPGVNGPPTMPGRFSGDFSQVVADQSNVQAASGDRMLQMLRADYEAKSDPAGSHWGDLYRLIDLRSFQSQLASGVTIATATAQFNSTPQPRDEGIRYVISMTAIDAQTAANPKLLAGDLKNRNALAIAYRSWRLDVDPATWQQGNCEIKLPADADFLLLHIAICHAGPDDLDSGQRLTFAGHFIDDIQLSLTHYPR
- the lnt gene encoding apolipoprotein N-acyltransferase, translating into MDEPLTHRQSQLQTCIAGLLGMGLMWLAHPPVGFSFLAWIAPLPLLSLVHRNQPLFRRDYVCLWLIGALFWFIALSGIRHAHPMLIPAWIVLAAYLGIYTPLFVGLTRVAWHGWRMPLVVAAPAVWIGLELARGYALSGFNGVMLGHTQANLPWMLQIADLGGTYAVSAVVMFVSAALAVCLHCRRLAGTELSVATSRRRQLHAILNGTAVLAATLGYGLFRLREAETVVSPEPMLKVALVQRDVEAVYEYSEQRELETARKYFSGSRDAVSADPGVQLVVWPESSYTAAMPWRVLEDDFTVPADAGMTRAEIVAGVRDSQNMFQRRAADIQLGLTAASGRSLPPSLMVGCSVLRYVDGPVQVFSGVVTIDPTGKVPAWYGKRHLVMFGEYIPFANRFPWLYTVTPLQMGVTPGDAPIVADVKGVKVLPSVCFETMVERVTNKHLRQLAAEGKPADLVVNVTNDGWFDDSAILEHHRRCSQLVAAAHHTPVLMAANGGPTVSIDSSGRVVGRLPHQDESFLIADPRQDPRVSFYQRVGDWPARFATLLCISLAISGCRGRRRRKKQLPLPSVESPTDLIGDAGSEPPRV
- a CDS encoding sigma-70 family RNA polymerase sigma factor encodes the protein MKHPPDHTLQVQQLFVQHQSQLKAMAIALSPNFIQADDLIQETFLTITAKAEEFDLETSFLAWSRSILRFKLMEARRAANVRSVDVIDSLIASCPDDWASEERLQALTKCLGDLAPKSREIISLRYQREHSPTQIAEILSRTVNSINVALSKTRMALRECMDRQLASGGSQ
- a CDS encoding DUF1592 domain-containing protein; amino-acid sequence: MPKFALSFLFSIAISLPGAWVAAAEVPVAAIAKDHFALLQKHCVACHGAENAEAAFRVDDLPLSIEDNPTAARWQKVLGALNAGEMPPPSEPAIDKGAKADFLAHLADVMVTARRVLADQKGRITMRRLNRREYRNTLRELLGVEITVNDLPADTASGRFDTFGSDLYLSSTQFEQYLALGREALEEAFEWDAAADVEKKLRFETEEITEKVRQRIEDQRDALERATRWAKQVDAAVELPENAEIIAEIRAGPLGNHRHIFYRSWKKLPGVLAPETFGFQTEENNADKAISALNPFHLPYHQYYLEQPAVESGAYLAASNEHPSVLDNATINLLVPFSWPVGNYIVRFAAAVTPDATPERRFIEFGINPRSQQAFSAHEITGTIESPQVVEFPLTMTRANKDRFNRWLFLREKGTRDDWVQATRVAREGRDENDGIGRKFSLWVDWMEIERVPTAGQPKPPGIAAIDKLQFHDKSASPTSDELHVAFKQFAAEAFRGVAPSESYIDRLVAIYEGHRGQGEKHPDALKQTLSIVLASPMFLYHSEPRTTDQPRRLNDRELANRLAYFLWGSPPDDVLVGLAEKNELHRPEVLAAQVTRLLDDPRSEDLVNALTYQWLGLERLDFFEVNQQNHPRFDNSTRKAARLEIYQTVSLLLKNNSKLTDLLKSDYAVINAVLANYYGIDGVHGDEYRKVALPADSPRGGLLGMAAIHLMGSNGDATSPVERGVWVLRKLLNDPPPPAPANIPQLARLAGQALTTRQRVLAHQEEPQCASCHRKIDPIGFGLENFDAVGAWRTEDSYHAADDNGKPKPDGKISWTIDPSSALHNGPAFQNYFELRDLIAQRHDAFARGFTEALIQYALGRPVAFSDEGLIEETLRQAGDHDFAIRSFVQSLVQSTEFQSK
- a CDS encoding TerC family protein, producing MGAITELFTLANLLTLLMLIALQAVLGFDNLLYISLESKRVAEESQQKVRRMGIGLAIVLRIVLLYIVVKAIKSFEDPFLTIGSDTEGAWMFGAFNLASVVEIAGGGFILYTAMKEIYHMLSIHEVGHGEESAQRSVGSAIFWIVLMNLVFSFDSILSAMALTDSIAVMAVAIVISGVLMMVMADHVSEFLKKNRMYEVLGLFILFIVGIMLVSEGGHNAHLAFFGYHVEAMQKTTFYFVLVVLVVVDIIQGRYQKKLMAQKAAEVGKHA